In Akkermansia muciniphila ATCC BAA-835, the genomic stretch CAAATCTCTGCACATGCAGATCAAAAGCAAGAGGACCAATGGAAGTAACCTCTTCATCATCAATGCCGAAAATTTCAGAATCCAGTTCGCCGCTGTATTTTTTCCCTGCCTCCGGCAAGTTCTCCAGTTCTACCAGCAATCTTTTCATGAGTATATCTTACAGGCATACTTAATGCCTGACAAGCAGGCAGGGCGGCACCATTCATGGAAAATGACACATCCGTCCCTCTTTCAGGCAAATGCCCGAATTCGCTCCGGCCTAACCGGGAGGCCATTCCAGCTTGCGGCCTGCCAACAGATGCATGTGCAAATGGGGGACAGCTTCCCCGGCGTCATGCCCATTGTTGATGACCAGGCGAAAGCCACCTTCATCCAGATGAAGAGTCCGGGCAATCCGCCCGACTGCCAGCATCATGTGTCCCAGAAGGGCGGCATCTTCCTTCCCGGCCTCGGAAAGGCGGGGAATGGGCTTGCGCGGAACAAGCAGCAAATGTTCCGGTGCTTGTGGACTAATGTCCCGGAAGCAAACACACAGGTCATCCTGATATACGATGTCCGCGGGGATTTCCCCTGAACAGATTTTTTCAAATAACGTAGCGGCCATAAAATCAAAAAGGAATCTGCAATGACTTTAACATGTTTTGCAAACCGTGGGCAAGTTATTCCCTGACGGCTGAAGCGCGTCGCAGGCGATCCATAATAGCGCGGCCCAGGCCGGATTCCGGAACGGATTCCGCCACAATGACGTCAATAGCTTCATTTTCATCCATCTGTCTCATCAGGGCAAACAGGCGCACGGCAGCTTCTGCCAGCCGCCCGCTGCCGGGACTCATGGCTACCACTTCCGCCCAGTCCCCTTCCCGGGCAAGAGCGGACGTTCCTTCATAGGAAAGCAGGCCGTACTTCACCCCCTCCACCGGGGCAAAATTTTCCCCCGGTTCCAGCAACAGCATAGGTTTGCGCGGGGCGTAATGGCTGGTGAGCTGCCCCGGCGCATCCGCCGGAGATTCTTCCGAAACAGGACGGCAGGAAGGCTTGCGGCGCACCACCTTGACCAGGTTGCGAAATTGTTCCCGGGTCACCGGCCCCTCACGCAGCAATTCCAGAGAGGGCTTGCCCTTCTCGTCAAGCACAGGGCGCACAATCGTGCTTTCCAGCCCCTCGGAACAGGCTCCGGCATCCAGAATCATTTCAATACTGCCCCCCAATTCCTTCTGTACGGCAGAGGCGGAAGTAGGGCTGATATGGCCGAAGCGGTTGGCGCTGGGCGCAGCTATAGGACGCCCCAGCGCTTTCGCCACCCCCCGCATGGCAGGATGAGCGCTTACGCGAACGGCCACCGTAGGAAGGCCGCTGGTTACAATATCCGGAATGATATCCGCCTTTGGCAACACCAAGGTCAGCGGCCCCGGCCAGAATCTGGAGGCAAGCGTATGCACCAGATCTTTCAGCCCCTCCGGAACGGCGGTATATTTTTCCACCTCACTCCCATGATGCACATGAATAATCAGCGGATCAAAAGAAGGCCTTCCCTTGGCTTCAAAAATCCTTGCTACCGCTTCCGGGTTCAAGGCATCCGCCCCCAGGCCGTATACAGTCTCCGTGGGAATCCCTACCAGCGCGCCCGCACCCAGAGCTTCCGCCGCACGGGCATACAGTTTGCGGTTGTCTGACAGGGGATCTACCTCGAACAATTCGGTTTGCATGGCTTTATCCTTGCCTGAAGAAGCTCCTGCGTCAAGCAAGACCTCCTTCCCCTGAAAGGAGAAAACAGACAAATGAATAAGAGCACGTCCTGCGGCCTCATACTTCCCCTCTCTTTTTCCAACTGCCTTTACTTCACTCCACCCTTACGGACTTCCCCGAGTGAAAGCTGGCGCAGGAAAAGGCCATTCCGCTAAAAAGTTGTTTTCTCACGCTACCGGATTGAGTACAATCAAGCCATGAATAGGGCCGCATCAACATCCTTGCCAAACATCATCCTGATCGGGCTGATGGGATGCGGCAAAACTACCATCGGAAAGGAACTGCACCGGGAAACGAACCTTGGTTTTACGGATACGGACCAGTTAATCGAACGCCAGACGGGAATGCACATTCCGCAGATTTTCAAAATTCATGGGGAATCACATTTTCGAGACCTGGAAACCGGAATCCTGCAACAGCTTCAGACGGCCGCCGCACAAAGCCGCATTATTTCCACAGGAGGAGGCATCATTATCAGACCGGAAAACCGGCTGCTACTGAAAAAACTGGGCTTCGTCGTCTGGCTCCATACAGACGTAAACATCCTGTACCAGCGTATTTCCAGATGCACCAACCGCCCCCTGCTCCAACAACCCAATCCCAAGGCCGTGCTGGAACATCTCATGAATGAACGGCATGATTTTTACCAGGAAACGGCGCACTTGACCATTGATACGGCCAATCTCCACATCCATGAAATCGCATTCGGCATTCTGGAATCCGCCAGAGTATTCCGGTCCCGACGGCAATAATGCCGACCCGTTTTTCCGTGAGCGGGAAATTTTCTCTTTCTGATTCATCCTAACGCAAGCGCTTCCGGGGAAGCCCTTTTTCCCGCTCCACGCACAAGAAACAACAAAAGGCGATCCCCATTAAAGGAACGCCTTCAGGAAAATAATAATGCACCGGAAAAGGCTTAAGCCTTACGGGCCTTACGGATCATTGAATTCACCGTTTCAGAGGGCTGTGCTCCGTTGGCAAGCCATTTGTCAACCTTTTCCAGATTGATGGTATAGTTGACGCCTTCCTTCATGGGGTCATAGGAGCCCACTTGCTCAATGTAACGGCCGTCACGACGCGCGCGGCTGTCGACAACGACGATTTTGTAGTAAGGACGGTCCTTGGAACCCTGACGGTTGAGTCTGATTGCTACTGCCATATCAATTATAAATAAAAGGTGTTAATGGAAAACTTGCGCGCCTTGCCACTCACATGCGTGCGCGTTCGGCTTTCCACAGCGGGTGCAGATGTATGCGATATAATGGAGTCATTGTCAATACCAGAGTTATTTTTACAGGAAAAAAGCCTCTCCTCCATTTCTGCATCAGGAAAAATTTTCCACCGCCATGCGGCCAAAAGAATACAGCATGCTGAATCCGAACCCCGCCAGCACAAGGGACAATATTCCATCCAGTATTCCGGCATACCGTCCGTAAAAGGAACGAATGGGCTGCCACCGGAAAACAAGAGCCCACAAAATCCAGCCCGCCGTTCCCGTCGCCACGATTAAAAAACAGATAAAAAGAGCATCGGAAGGATCATGATTTTTTTCCAACAGCGGAGCGGAAAGAGCCACAAAGAAAAACGTGGCCTTGGGATTCATCAGGTTAGTCACCAGAGCATCACGGTAAATACAGGAAGCCGGGGAAATATCCCCGCACCCGGCAAGGAAAGCATTCCTCCCCCTCGGCCATATTTTCTATGCCAAATACAGCATCCAGCAGGAAGCGACGCAAAACAGCCCCACCCCCAGGAAACTGTGAAAAACGGATGCTCCTACTGTACAAGCCAGTGCAGCATGGGCAACTATTCCGGTACCAATGCCCAAAGCAGCCATCACTCCCGCGCCAAAGCCGTAAGCCAGCGTGCTCCGGGTAACAAAAGCCTGGTCGGGCCCCGGAGATGCCTGGGAAAGAAGCAGAATACCTGCGAACATAAGTTCTTCCTTCATGAAACAAAAAAACCCTTATGCCCTGGGATGCGCCTGTCTGTAAACTTCCGCCATTCTGGCACGCGTCACATGCGTGTAAATCTGGGTAGTGGATAAGGAAGCATGGCCCAGCAGTTCCTGGACGGAACGGAGATCCGCCCCTGCCTCCAGAATGTGCGTGGCGAATGTATGCCTGATCTTATGGGGAGAAATGGTAAAAGGAATGGAAGACAGCTTCACATATTTGTTCAGCATCATCTGCACGGAGCGAGCGCTTAACCGGGTTCCTATACGGGAGACAAACAAGGGGGAATTCTTCGGCAGACAGGCCATGGAAACATAAGTTTCCAGAGCAGCCAGAGCAGGAGTTCCCACAGGCAGGATGCGCTCCTTGCGCCCCTTCCCCATTACCTTCACGCCCCGGAAACGGTGGTCCACACTGCCGACATCCAGCCCTACTAATTCACTCAGGCGCATCCCGCAGGAATAAAAAAGTTCCAATATGGCGGCATCACGGTAGGGAAGCCATGCGGGAGCATTGGCGGGAACGGCCGTCTTGTAGGGAAGCTCCAACAATTCCAACATCTGGTTGAGTGTCAGGAAAACGGGAAGCGTTTTTTTCCTTCTGGGAAGGGAAACGCCCGTCATCGGATTCGTCTCCAGCCCGTGCCTCCGCATCATGAAACGGTAAAAACTGCGCAAGGCGGCAAACCTCAGCCGGATGGAAGACGTGGCGGCTTCATCCTTCAGCTCCTGGAAAAGCCAGTCCCTCATCTGGTCCGGCGTACAATTCTCCCACCCTGGGAATGAATCAGCCGCCCAGGCCCTGAACTGGCGCAAGGCGCGGGCGTACACCTCCACCGTATGAGGAGAAGCCTGCTTTTCCACCTCCAGATATTGAAGAAAGTCCTGTTCCGGTTCCAGAGGAATCCTCATCATGAAGAATAAATTACTCCGTACCTTTATCCTTGTCATCCCCGGCATCCACCGGCGACTCCTTCAGCAGCACTTCACTAATATTGGCCCGGATGAACAAATCAATATCGTCCGGTTCTTCCATGGCATACAAAGGGCTGTCTTTATGGCTGTCCGCCAGAGCCTGCTCTCTCTCCACCGGGCTGAGCACACCGTCCTGGTCCAAATCGTAAAGCTCCATCATTTCCTTCATTTTGGCCTGGTACAGAGCCGCGGCATCTTTCATGACAACGGCATGTTCCTCCGGATCAATGCGGCCGTTCCCGTTGGCATCATAATTCTGCAGCAACATGTTACGAGTCAGCAGAAACAATCCGGGAGCAACCATGAAGCGCTTCCGTCCCACCGTGCGAATTTCCACCATGGGCATTTCCACCCCCTCTGCCGGAGGGGGGAGCGGAGGAATTTCCTTCCTCTCGGCGGGAGGGTAAAACGGAATTCCGTCTCTCTTGTCCGGCCCGGCATCCGGCCTGCGCACCCCGCGCCGCTTCTCTACATGTTCCCGGAAAGCCCTGCACTCTTCCGGGGAAAGCCTTCCGTCCCCATCCTTATCAAACTTCCTCAGGAAGGCTTTTCTGGCCTCCCTCCGCGCAGAGCGGGCATCCTCCACCAACCGGGCCTTGTCCTGTTCGGACAAAATTCCCGTACTCGTGCTGTCATAGCGGTCCAAAACCATTTGGCGGATGAGCAAAGTCACCTGAAGGCATTCCAGTCCGGGCCTGGGGACAGTTTCCATTTTCCCGCGGTCACCGGAAGCCACGGATTGCCCTGCCGCAAACGGGAACAGACCGAACGCCAGCGCTGCGGAACATGACAAGATAAACATGTGGAGCAATCTCATAAC encodes the following:
- a CDS encoding LysE family transporter, whose translation is MWPRGRNAFLAGCGDISPASCIYRDALVTNLMNPKATFFFVALSAPLLEKNHDPSDALFICFLIVATGTAGWILWALVFRWQPIRSFYGRYAGILDGILSLVLAGFGFSMLYSFGRMAVENFS
- a CDS encoding L-threonylcarbamoyladenylate synthase; amino-acid sequence: MQTELFEVDPLSDNRKLYARAAEALGAGALVGIPTETVYGLGADALNPEAVARIFEAKGRPSFDPLIIHVHHGSEVEKYTAVPEGLKDLVHTLASRFWPGPLTLVLPKADIIPDIVTSGLPTVAVRVSAHPAMRGVAKALGRPIAAPSANRFGHISPTSASAVQKELGGSIEMILDAGACSEGLESTIVRPVLDEKGKPSLELLREGPVTREQFRNLVKVVRRKPSCRPVSEESPADAPGQLTSHYAPRKPMLLLEPGENFAPVEGVKYGLLSYEGTSALAREGDWAEVVAMSPGSGRLAEAAVRLFALMRQMDENEAIDVIVAESVPESGLGRAIMDRLRRASAVRE
- a CDS encoding tyrosine recombinase XerC, which translates into the protein MMRIPLEPEQDFLQYLEVEKQASPHTVEVYARALRQFRAWAADSFPGWENCTPDQMRDWLFQELKDEAATSSIRLRFAALRSFYRFMMRRHGLETNPMTGVSLPRRKKTLPVFLTLNQMLELLELPYKTAVPANAPAWLPYRDAAILELFYSCGMRLSELVGLDVGSVDHRFRGVKVMGKGRKERILPVGTPALAALETYVSMACLPKNSPLFVSRIGTRLSARSVQMMLNKYVKLSSIPFTISPHKIRHTFATHILEAGADLRSVQELLGHASLSTTQIYTHVTRARMAEVYRQAHPRA
- a CDS encoding shikimate kinase — encoded protein: MNRAASTSLPNIILIGLMGCGKTTIGKELHRETNLGFTDTDQLIERQTGMHIPQIFKIHGESHFRDLETGILQQLQTAAAQSRIISTGGGIIIRPENRLLLKKLGFVVWLHTDVNILYQRISRCTNRPLLQQPNPKAVLEHLMNERHDFYQETAHLTIDTANLHIHEIAFGILESARVFRSRRQ
- a CDS encoding histidine triad nucleotide-binding protein → MAATLFEKICSGEIPADIVYQDDLCVCFRDISPQAPEHLLLVPRKPIPRLSEAGKEDAALLGHMMLAVGRIARTLHLDEGGFRLVINNGHDAGEAVPHLHMHLLAGRKLEWPPG
- a CDS encoding EF-hand domain-containing protein, translating into MFILSCSAALAFGLFPFAAGQSVASGDRGKMETVPRPGLECLQVTLLIRQMVLDRYDSTSTGILSEQDKARLVEDARSARREARKAFLRKFDKDGDGRLSPEECRAFREHVEKRRGVRRPDAGPDKRDGIPFYPPAERKEIPPLPPPAEGVEMPMVEIRTVGRKRFMVAPGLFLLTRNMLLQNYDANGNGRIDPEEHAVVMKDAAALYQAKMKEMMELYDLDQDGVLSPVEREQALADSHKDSPLYAMEEPDDIDLFIRANISEVLLKESPVDAGDDKDKGTE
- the rpsP gene encoding 30S ribosomal protein S16, with translation MAVAIRLNRQGSKDRPYYKIVVVDSRARRDGRYIEQVGSYDPMKEGVNYTINLEKVDKWLANGAQPSETVNSMIRKARKA